The following are encoded together in the Diabrotica undecimpunctata isolate CICGRU chromosome 7, icDiaUnde3, whole genome shotgun sequence genome:
- the ND-23 gene encoding NADH-ubiquinone oxidoreductase subunit 8 isoform X1, whose product MSLGVRKIFSVGKTGSKFVRPSVQIVGQRCCSSGSKDGFFYVNDKEPSMEFGAITDRAAQTMFFTELFRGFGVTLAHIFKEPATINYPFEKGPLSPRFRGEHALRRYPSGEERCIACKLCEAICPAQAITIEAEERADGSRRTTRYDIDMTKCIYCGFCQEACPVDAIVEGPNFEFSTETHEELLYNKEKLLNNGDKWESEIASNIHADHLYR is encoded by the exons atgagtTTAGGAGTTCGTAAAATATTTTCAGTAGGTAAGACAG GCTCGAAATTTGTAAGACCAAGTGTCCAGATTGTTGGTCAAAGATGTTGCTCTAGTGGTTCTAAGGATGGATTTTTCTATGTAAACGACAAAGAACCTAGTATGGAGTTTGGAGCTATCACAG ATCGTGCTGCCCAAACAATGTTCTTTACTGAATTATTCAGAGGATTTGGTGTTACTTTGGCTCATATTTTCAAGGAACCAGCAACTATAAATTATCCCTTTGAAAAGGGACCACTCAGTCCTAGATTCAGAGGTGAGCATGCCTTGAGAAGATACCCTTCTGGTGAAGAACGTTGCATCGCCTGCAAGTTATGTGAAGCCATTTGCCCTGCCCAA gcAATTACAATTGAAGCAGAAGAACGTGCAGATGGCTCTAGAAGAACCACTAGGTATGATATTGACATGACAAAATGTATTTACTGTGGTTTTTGCCAAGAGGCTTGTCCAGTTGATGCTATAGTTGAAGGTCCCAACTTTGAGTTCTCTACTGAGACTCATGAAGAACTACTATACAATAAAGAAAAGTTGTTAAATAATGGTGATAAATGGGAGTCGGAAATAGCTAGTAATATTCATGCTGACCACTTATATCGGTAA
- the ND-23 gene encoding NADH-ubiquinone oxidoreductase subunit 8 isoform X2 translates to MSLGVRKIFSVGSKFVRPSVQIVGQRCCSSGSKDGFFYVNDKEPSMEFGAITDRAAQTMFFTELFRGFGVTLAHIFKEPATINYPFEKGPLSPRFRGEHALRRYPSGEERCIACKLCEAICPAQAITIEAEERADGSRRTTRYDIDMTKCIYCGFCQEACPVDAIVEGPNFEFSTETHEELLYNKEKLLNNGDKWESEIASNIHADHLYR, encoded by the exons atgagtTTAGGAGTTCGTAAAATATTTTCAGTAG GCTCGAAATTTGTAAGACCAAGTGTCCAGATTGTTGGTCAAAGATGTTGCTCTAGTGGTTCTAAGGATGGATTTTTCTATGTAAACGACAAAGAACCTAGTATGGAGTTTGGAGCTATCACAG ATCGTGCTGCCCAAACAATGTTCTTTACTGAATTATTCAGAGGATTTGGTGTTACTTTGGCTCATATTTTCAAGGAACCAGCAACTATAAATTATCCCTTTGAAAAGGGACCACTCAGTCCTAGATTCAGAGGTGAGCATGCCTTGAGAAGATACCCTTCTGGTGAAGAACGTTGCATCGCCTGCAAGTTATGTGAAGCCATTTGCCCTGCCCAA gcAATTACAATTGAAGCAGAAGAACGTGCAGATGGCTCTAGAAGAACCACTAGGTATGATATTGACATGACAAAATGTATTTACTGTGGTTTTTGCCAAGAGGCTTGTCCAGTTGATGCTATAGTTGAAGGTCCCAACTTTGAGTTCTCTACTGAGACTCATGAAGAACTACTATACAATAAAGAAAAGTTGTTAAATAATGGTGATAAATGGGAGTCGGAAATAGCTAGTAATATTCATGCTGACCACTTATATCGGTAA
- the Cdc45 gene encoding cell division control protein 45 homolog yields the protein MYVDDIKNDFYEYLSGKRIFLMVHYDIDSICACKILQSLLRYKHILYSLAVIKGKQDIKTAYRENCNDVKYFILLNCGGTIDIVEELEAEEDVTFFILDSHRPTDLCNIYSNGQVRILSTPEEDIAVPDFHDVFREESDDEEDDTDDESQAAKRRRLDEEQLIKRREKRLWEENRDKLIFEYSQFTYYARASAIRIFELAWKLNKDDKDLLWLAIVALTEQMLLGKIESTQYTLEIGPLQAHAVRLQNKTNDTDVMTSLKITFENDLKLTLYRHWSVKSSLKYSMFPAVKMKLWSLKGDKKLHELLADMGFPLIQSQQAFKSMDLQLRKEFHESLEKLSEKYGLQDIVYASFVLQYGYRNRYCAADIVFALLAILESSPRDKKPEELFNLTLDCLSRTKREILSSAIDRAKDISKTLFKTVQSALDMKQIITAGPFVYFIIQEGSPNWHMFSHQHVLLMLAHFLLRAYVAMSRNRKASTLPLIVSAPKNLESGTCILLGIPPLCENSPKNFFGKAFEQAAERVKCDASCDFIDTSYFEIHAKDRTRFFDALTALLS from the exons ATGTATGTGGATGATATAAAAAACgatttttatgaatatttatcTGGAAAG cgAATATTTCTAATGGTACATTATGATATCGATAGTATATGTGCATGTAAAATACTCCAGTCTCTTCTTAGGTACAAGCATATTTTATACTCTTTGGCTGTAATAAAAGGCAAACAAGATATCAAAACAGCATATAGGGAAAACTGCAATgatgttaaatattttattttattaaattgtgGGGGTACTATAGATATTGTTGAAGAACTAGAAGCAGAAGAGGacgttacattttttattttggaCAGTCATAGGCCTACAGATCTGTGTAATATCTACAGTAATGGACAGGTCAGAATACTTTCAACTCCAGAAGAAGATATTGCTGTTCCAGATTTTCATGATGTTTTCAGAGAAgag TCTGATGATGAAGAAGATGATACTGATGATGAATCACAAGCAGCAAAAAGAAGAAGGTTGGATGAAGAACAGTtaataaagagaagagaaaaaagGTTGTGGGAAGAAAACCGtgataaattaatttttgaatattCTCAATTTACATACTATGCCAGGGCA agtGCAATAAGAATTTTTGAACTTGCCTGGAAACTGAATAAAGATGACAAAGACCTACTCTGGCTGGCCATAGTAGCATTAACAGAACAAATGCTTTTAGGCAAAATAGAAAGCACCCAATATACACTAGAAATCGGTCCTTTGCAGGCACATGCGGTACGCTTACAGAACAAAACTAATGACACAGACGTTATGACATCACTTAAAATTACATTTGAGAATGATTTGAAATTAACCCTCTACAGACATTGGTCAGTAAAAAGCAGTTTGAAGTATTCCATGTTTCCAGCGGTTAAAATGAAGCTATGGTCACTGAAGGGAGATAAAAAATTGCATGAATTGTTGGCAGACATGGG gtTTCCTCTTATTCAAAGTCAGCAAGCATTCAAAAGTATGGACTTACAACTAAGAAAAGAGTTTCATGAATCACTAGAAAAACTTTCAGAAAAGTATGGCTTGCAGGATATAGTTTATGCATCATTTGTACTTCAGTACGGATACAGAAATAGATACTGCGCGGCTGATATAGTGTTTGCCTTATTAGCTATACTAGAATCATCA cCTAGAGATAAGAAACCCGAAGAATTGTTCAACTTAACCTTGGATTGTCTATCCAGAACGAAAAGGGAGATTCTTAGCAGTGCAATAGATAGAGCTAAAGACATTTCTAAAACGTTATTTAAAACAGTTCAAAGTGCTTTAGATATGAAACAGATTATAACAGCTGGACCTTTCGTATATTTTATCATACAAGAG GGCAGCCCCAACTGGCACATGTTTTCTCACCAGCATGTGTTATTGATGTTAGCGCATTTTCTTTTGAGGGCATACGTCGCCATGTCCAGAAATAGGAAAGCCAGTACCCTACCACTTATAGTGTCAGCTCCTAAAAATCTAGAATCAGGAACTTGTATATTACTAGGGATACCGCCATTATGTGAGAATTCTCCAAAGAA